The Alkalihalobacillus sp. LMS6 genomic interval GCTACGTTCAAAAATGGGGAGAAGATCTTTCCTACTTTATGCACGGTAGACCTGAACTTGTACAACTTGTCCCGCAAGATGCCAAGCAGATACTCGATATCGGCTGTGGTGCTGGCGCTACTGGTTTGCAGCTTATCAACCGTCAAAATAGTGAACTTGTAGGCGTGGAAGGAAATGAAAAAATGGCACAGATCGCTCGTAGTTATTACAAAGCTGTCTATGCCATTAATCTTGACGAAACAGTCCCGCCTTTAAAGCAAGAGTCCTTTGATGTCATTCTATTTGCAGATATCCTTGAACATTTAAAAGACCCATGGAAAATCGTTCAACAGTATGCAGCCTTTTTAAAAAAAGGCGGCGCCATCATCGCAAGTATTCCGAATATTGGTCATGCAGAAGCTCTTTTACCGCTCTTATCAGGTCGCTTTGACTATCGAGACGCTGGCATTCTCGATAAAACGCATTTACGCTTTTTCACACCACAAACGTTGTATACGTTATTTCCAACTGATCAGTTTTCAATCCGGCAACAATTTTCAACCCATGTGCCAATTGACGCAAAAGTAAGTACGTTTTTTAATGAAGTTAGCTTACTCGGCAAAAAATTCGATTTTGATTTAGATGGACTTACAGACGCGATTCGAACGTACCAATCAGTCGTTTTGTTCAAGAAGCTTTAATTGCTCTTTGAAATACGTACGATTGTACTCAATCCGACTGTCATTCGGTAAATACGTTGCAGCTTGTTCATTATGCTCATTTCCTTTTTCAACCATGCCAAGTTTATCATAGCTAACCGCAAGCTGTAGGTGCGGAATCCACGTCTCACAAGCAACATTTTGAAAGTAAGCATTTTCTTCTTTATTTGCAATTGCTAGCTCATACCAAAAAGTCGCTTCTGCAAATGCTTGCTTTTCTAAAAATAAATGTCCGATTCGACAGCATGTTTCCGGTTTTGGTTTTCCGTATTCTAATGCACGAAACACCCATTCTTTCGCTTGTTTTGGCACGCCTAAATTTAAATAACAATCGGACAGTTTGTGACACGTTCGAATGAGATCTTCGGACCACCCTTTTTCCGTCTTAACAAACTTCAAATAATACTCAATCGCATCTTCAAATCGCCTGTGGTCCGTTAACTCATTTGCATAATATAATAAGTCCCTTGGTGTAAACGTTTCTCCAGATGCTTTCATTTGCTCATAAATATCTAAGTTTCGCGTAAGATCGTGCCCATCGTCAACACTTAAATGCGTAACAGCAATGTCACTATGGTAGAGTTCGCCGAATACTTCAAGATACTCATGAACGGCTCCATGCCAGACAAACCCACGGTCTTTCCTTACAATTCGAAACCGTCTTATACTTGAACTAGGACGACCACTTTCGTCAAAAGCTAAATGATAATCCATGGATACCGCATCGACTTTTTTAGGGAGCGTTGATTTTAAGTGAATGAGTTTTTTTACATCGTCTTCTTTTAAGACATCATCGGCATCGAGCCACATCACATATGGTTTTGTCGCATAGGAAAATGCTTGATTACGCGCTTTTGCAAAGTGATTGACCCATTTAAAATCAAACACGTGGTCCGTAAAAGTCGACGCGATTTCTTTTGTTCGGTCGGTTGAGCCTGTATCCAAAATAACAATTTCGTCCACCGCTTCTTTTACGCTTTCCAAACAACGCGCTAAAACTTGTTCCTCGTCTTTTACAATCAAACACAAACTGATTTCAATCACGTGCACCACCTCCACAGCCCAGTTTATGTGCGCTCAGGCTGTGTTGTGCCTGTATGAATATAGGACACGCTTGCTTTTTTCACCTGTACTTGCTTTAAACAGTCAGCAAATGATAATGATGGTAAGAGTTCCCGCCTTCTTCCTTCATCCGTAAATCCACCACGTCGATTCGTTTTTAAAAATAAATGGTTAAATCCATTAAGCAAATCACGGAGCAAATCCTGCTGTTTGTTTTGCAAGTAGGCACGCACATCTACTTTCGCACCCTTTACGACAGGCACTTGATCGACAAAAAGATCAATTTGAAGGTTTTCAGGCGAACGTACCTCGCATGCGAACGATGTCGGCAACAAAAACGGTGGGAGGAGCACACTTGATAAATGAATGTTTACAGATGGATTTAACATCGTTACAAGTTGTTGTCCTTTAAAAAAACTGTCCATTTGTTCAAGCGTTGTAAAATGGTCTTCTTGATCATTCACAATGAAAGCATCAGGATTAGCCGTTGCTTGGTCGACGAATTGAGCGATCTGATAAACCGCTAGCGGGATGAAGCCATGATGATACAGACAAAACTGCCCTCTAGCTAAATAGCGGCCCATTTCATAAGCATGGCCCAGCTTATCGCTATTCGTTAGCCGAATATACGGCTGCTTCATTTGTTGAAATTGCCAGCATAGAACGGAACACTCTTCTACAACAATGGGAATCACTTCAATCGTTTCATTACGCTGTAATTGAGCGATCGTGGTCACCATGCTTGGGTCGTATGACTGATCGAAATAAACAATGAAAGAGACTGGTTTTTCTTCATGCCCACTCCACCATTGTTCTCGACAATGGTTTCGATCGCTTTCGCTATAGCTGATCTCCGTTTCTATAACCGGCTGACTCGCTTCGCTAACATAGTAAGCAATTGCTTCTAGCGCATCTCCTTGCATCCTTTGCATGGCGAGAGATAGAATCTCCGTTCCTCTAGCGACATGGTTCTTTCTTGGCTTATTCATTTTTAATACATCGATGGCATAAGGTGAATTTACTTTTTTCGTTTTTTCTAAACAGACGCTCGTCGCTAGCATCGGATTTGCAAATGCGCTCACCCCCATATTTTCTTTTAAAGAATGACTAATAGCATGAGGAATGGTTAATAGATTTTCTGCTCTTAAATCGGATCGTCCTTGCACTTCATTTAGAAAATAACGTGCTGCAGAGATTGTATCCGCTTTTTCATAATGGGTAATCCAATCAATTGAGTTTATGCTAGCATCCTCGCCTTGTTCAATCGCTTTAATAAACGGGAGGTATTGCTCCGCTTTTATAATGATATCGGCGTCTGTTATTAAATAAATATCTGCCTGGGCCTCCTTCAAACCAATTGCTCGACCAACATCGTTTCCGAGTGGATATTGATAGTGGACAACTCTCGCTCCTTTAGACTGGGCAATCGCTGCGGTTTGATCTGTCGACCCGTTTACCACGACAATAAGGTCATCCGGTTCTAGCCGATTAATTTCATCAAGCACGCCCCCAAGTGTATCCTCTTCGTTCATTGCTGGAACGATTACCGCTAATCGAAACGAGCGATTTCGGTGCACCGGTCGCTTTTTTTCTGTATGCACTTGCTTTTGATACGCACGTTGAGTTTTGCGCTGAAAATATTGCATTTGTCAGCTCCTTTCTTCTTTTTTCATCATGATTAACATCGTTCTTTCATATGGTTATAGAAAAGCTAGTTGAGAGGACTGAACGCTATGTCATCATCCACTTCACGACTTACACCCGTACAGCTTCATCAACGGTTAATTCATGCAGAATCAGAAATTACTCGATTAACGAAAGAGCTTAATCGCTATAAAAATGATTATCATTACAATATGATTGATGAGTTGCTAACGGAAAATGAAAAACTTCTTGAAGAAATTACTGCATTGAAGCAACAGTCACATCCTCCTACTAAAAATGAGCCAGTCATGCCGAACTCCACTACACCTCACTCGACTCAGCAGAAAGAGACGTCTTCAAAGGTCACTGAAACAAGTCGAACGACACTCCCAGCAGATGAGTCCATCTTTTTTTCAAGCAAAGCAAAACTTCCTGAACAAGAGGAGCAAGATTCGCCTGAAACAGACGATCACACGACCAATTGGTTTTCTCGAAGCATAAAATCACGAACCAAGAAGTAACCGATAGTAATCAATCGTCTCAGTTAACCCTTCCTTAAGAGGTGTTTGAGCATGATAATGTAACAACTGCTCCATTTTTTTTGTGCACGGTATACGTTTCTTCATGTCTTCAAAGCCACTTTCATAGACTTCTTTATAGGGGGTAAATTGAATCTCTGATTTACTATTAGTTAGGTCAATAATGACTTTTGCAAGTTGTAAAATCGACATTTCATTAGCAGAACCAACGTTTATTACTTCCCCATTACACGTATGATTTACGGCAAACCGTGTTGCCGCAACAGTATCTTTCACATACGTAAAGCACCTTGACTGTAACCCGTCACCATGTACGTACAGAGGGGAATTCCGCAAGGCAGCAGTGATGAAAATGGGAATAACCCCTCCATATAAACCTGACTTCGCCCGAGGTCCGTATGCATTGAAGTACCGTAAAATCGTGACGGGTAGCCCTTTTTTTGCTGCCGCTAAAAACATATGCTCTTCTAAAGCCTTCACCGTTGCATAGCACCAGC includes:
- a CDS encoding glycosyltransferase family 2 protein, producing the protein MIEISLCLIVKDEEQVLARCLESVKEAVDEIVILDTGSTDRTKEIASTFTDHVFDFKWVNHFAKARNQAFSYATKPYVMWLDADDVLKEDDVKKLIHLKSTLPKKVDAVSMDYHLAFDESGRPSSSIRRFRIVRKDRGFVWHGAVHEYLEVFGELYHSDIAVTHLSVDDGHDLTRNLDIYEQMKASGETFTPRDLLYYANELTDHRRFEDAIEYYLKFVKTEKGWSEDLIRTCHKLSDCYLNLGVPKQAKEWVFRALEYGKPKPETCCRIGHLFLEKQAFAEATFWYELAIANKEENAYFQNVACETWIPHLQLAVSYDKLGMVEKGNEHNEQAATYLPNDSRIEYNRTYFKEQLKLLEQND
- a CDS encoding glycosyltransferase, with protein sequence MQYFQRKTQRAYQKQVHTEKKRPVHRNRSFRLAVIVPAMNEEDTLGGVLDEINRLEPDDLIVVVNGSTDQTAAIAQSKGARVVHYQYPLGNDVGRAIGLKEAQADIYLITDADIIIKAEQYLPFIKAIEQGEDASINSIDWITHYEKADTISAARYFLNEVQGRSDLRAENLLTIPHAISHSLKENMGVSAFANPMLATSVCLEKTKKVNSPYAIDVLKMNKPRKNHVARGTEILSLAMQRMQGDALEAIAYYVSEASQPVIETEISYSESDRNHCREQWWSGHEEKPVSFIVYFDQSYDPSMVTTIAQLQRNETIEVIPIVVEECSVLCWQFQQMKQPYIRLTNSDKLGHAYEMGRYLARGQFCLYHHGFIPLAVYQIAQFVDQATANPDAFIVNDQEDHFTTLEQMDSFFKGQQLVTMLNPSVNIHLSSVLLPPFLLPTSFACEVRSPENLQIDLFVDQVPVVKGAKVDVRAYLQNKQQDLLRDLLNGFNHLFLKTNRRGGFTDEGRRRELLPSLSFADCLKQVQVKKASVSYIHTGTTQPERT
- a CDS encoding NAD-dependent epimerase/dehydratase family protein is translated as MNILVTGGIGFIGSHLTELLLAEGFQVCVIDQDNTDSVMNQFKRSANFNFVHGKVEDEAVMEKWVGWADVVFHLAASLSVKRCVEEPDFIINGNLIPAQVVLNKALKFKKKVVFASTSEVYGKSEAIPYQEDGDRLLGATCTHRWCYATVKALEEHMFLAAAKKGLPVTILRYFNAYGPRAKSGLYGGVIPIFITAALRNSPLYVHGDGLQSRCFTYVKDTVAATRFAVNHTCNGEVINVGSANEMSILQLAKVIIDLTNSKSEIQFTPYKEVYESGFEDMKKRIPCTKKMEQLLHYHAQTPLKEGLTETIDYYRLLLGS